One genomic region from Arthrobacter sp. YN encodes:
- a CDS encoding flavin reductase family protein translates to MTSEPSGFDQTFREMFRRHAAGVAIITGNLNGKPFGFTATSVASLSAEPPRFTFNMARSSSSWPAVANAEYIGVHMLGLENQALANRFARTRDRFEGDHWEPGPHDVPILKDVSGWLVGKIQMRLSFENNAVVVVEVIDGQVGDDGTPLLYHSGGYSKPAPLDYEI, encoded by the coding sequence GTGACAAGCGAACCATCTGGCTTTGACCAGACTTTCCGGGAGATGTTCCGCAGGCATGCCGCCGGGGTTGCCATCATCACGGGGAACCTGAACGGAAAGCCCTTCGGCTTCACCGCCACCTCAGTGGCGTCGCTGTCCGCCGAACCGCCCCGGTTCACCTTCAACATGGCCAGGAGCTCCAGTTCGTGGCCGGCCGTAGCCAACGCCGAGTACATCGGCGTCCACATGCTGGGACTTGAGAACCAAGCCCTCGCCAACCGTTTCGCACGGACGCGTGACCGGTTCGAAGGCGACCATTGGGAACCTGGACCCCACGACGTGCCGATCCTGAAGGATGTCAGTGGCTGGCTGGTGGGTAAGATCCAGATGCGGCTCTCGTTCGAGAACAACGCAGTGGTAGTTGTGGAGGTCATCGATGGCCAAGTAGGCGACGACGGCACTCCCCTGCTCTATCACAGCGGCGGCTACAGCAAGCCGGCGCCGCTCGACTACGAAATCTGA
- the hisD gene encoding histidinol dehydrogenase, with the protein MTTSSDTSARAAAFLDFRSIDFRGRHLSLAELRAAVPRARHQTMADAEQKVQDIISAVRGRGFAALAELARKFDGVEQSHPRVPAEALTQALAGLDPDVRAALEESISRARQFAEQQRPANVDVALADGAVVSQNWIPVGRVGLYVPGGLAPLASSVIMNVVPAVAAGVESIALASPPQKDFDGLPHPTILAAAKLLGIDEVYAIGGAQAIVSFAYGIPGSAEELPIEPVDVVTGPGNIFVATAKRLVKGVVGIDSEAGTTEIAILADSTAQAPLVAADLISQAEHDPKAASVLVTDSADLADAVVRELARQAAVTKHSTRVLEALSGPQSGVVLVDDLEQGIAVCNAYAAEHLEIMTADAAAVASRIRNAGAIFVGDYSPVSLGDYCAGSNHVLPTSGTAAFSSGLNVTTFLRAVQVINYNRSALEQVSGHIVSLAGAEDLPGHGDAVRIRFA; encoded by the coding sequence GTGACCACTTCTTCGGATACTTCCGCCCGCGCCGCCGCTTTCCTCGATTTCCGGAGCATCGATTTCCGGGGCCGCCACCTTTCCTTGGCTGAACTGCGTGCCGCAGTCCCCAGGGCGCGCCATCAGACCATGGCCGACGCCGAGCAGAAGGTCCAGGACATCATTTCAGCCGTCCGCGGCCGGGGCTTTGCAGCCCTCGCTGAGCTGGCCAGGAAGTTCGACGGCGTGGAACAGTCCCACCCGAGGGTTCCGGCTGAGGCGCTGACCCAGGCGTTGGCCGGGTTGGATCCCGATGTCCGCGCTGCTTTGGAAGAGTCCATCAGCCGCGCCAGGCAGTTTGCAGAGCAGCAGCGTCCAGCCAATGTGGATGTTGCCCTGGCCGATGGCGCCGTCGTCAGCCAGAACTGGATTCCGGTGGGCCGCGTTGGGCTCTATGTGCCCGGCGGCCTCGCTCCTTTGGCGTCCTCCGTGATCATGAACGTGGTGCCGGCCGTAGCGGCCGGGGTTGAGTCGATTGCCCTGGCTTCCCCGCCCCAGAAAGACTTCGACGGCCTTCCGCACCCCACCATCCTCGCTGCGGCAAAGCTGTTGGGCATTGATGAGGTCTATGCCATCGGCGGTGCACAGGCGATTGTTTCCTTCGCCTACGGGATCCCGGGGTCCGCGGAGGAGTTGCCCATTGAACCCGTGGATGTGGTGACGGGACCGGGAAACATCTTCGTTGCCACGGCCAAGAGGCTCGTCAAGGGCGTGGTGGGCATCGACTCCGAGGCGGGCACCACCGAGATTGCCATTCTTGCCGATTCCACTGCACAGGCGCCCCTCGTGGCCGCCGATCTCATCAGCCAGGCAGAGCACGATCCCAAAGCAGCTTCGGTCCTGGTGACGGACTCCGCTGACTTGGCTGACGCCGTCGTGCGTGAACTGGCACGGCAGGCTGCCGTCACCAAGCACAGCACCCGGGTTCTGGAGGCGTTGTCCGGGCCCCAGTCCGGTGTGGTGCTGGTGGATGACCTTGAACAGGGGATCGCGGTCTGCAATGCCTATGCGGCTGAACACCTGGAAATCATGACGGCGGATGCTGCGGCTGTTGCGTCGCGGATCCGCAATGCCGGCGCCATCTTTGTGGGTGACTACAGCCCCGTCAGCCTGGGTGACTACTGTGCCGGATCCAACCACGTATTGCCCACCAGCGGGACAGCGGCCTTCTCTTCCGGCTTGAATGTCACCACGTTCCTCCGTGCCGTGCAGGTCATCAACTACAACCGTTCGGCGCTGGAACAGGTCAGCGGCCACATCGTGAGCTTGGCCGGTGCCGAGGACCTTCCCGGACACGGCGACGCGGTCAGGATCCGCTTCGCGTAA
- the nrdR gene encoding transcriptional regulator NrdR, whose product MYCPFCRNPDSRVVDSRMADDGSSIRRRRQCPECGRRFTTVETTSLSVIKRSGVGEPFSRIKVISGVRKACQGRPVTEDDLAMLAQEVEENIRSSGAAEIDAHEVGLAILGPLRKLDEVAYLRFASVYQAFESLEDFESAISLLRHEHEEHAKAGAKEAKGSEKSPL is encoded by the coding sequence GTGTATTGTCCGTTCTGCCGGAATCCCGACTCCCGCGTCGTTGACAGCCGAATGGCCGACGACGGCTCTTCCATTCGCCGCCGCCGTCAATGCCCCGAATGTGGCCGCCGATTCACCACCGTGGAGACCACCAGCCTGTCCGTTATCAAACGGTCCGGCGTCGGCGAGCCCTTCAGCCGGATCAAGGTCATCAGTGGTGTCCGGAAGGCCTGCCAGGGACGCCCGGTCACTGAGGACGATCTCGCCATGCTGGCTCAGGAAGTCGAAGAGAACATCAGGTCCTCGGGTGCGGCGGAAATTGACGCGCACGAGGTTGGTTTGGCCATTCTTGGCCCGCTGCGGAAGCTGGACGAGGTGGCCTACCTTCGCTTCGCCAGCGTCTACCAGGCTTTTGAATCCCTGGAAGATTTCGAATCGGCCATTTCACTGCTTCGCCACGAGCATGAAGAGCATGCGAAGGCCGGCGCCAAAGAAGCCAAGGGTTCAGAGAAGAGCCCGCTCTAG
- a CDS encoding SDR family oxidoreductase: MAGDTILENGTAIVTGASRGIGAAVAHAAARAGHAVVVNYSEDSTGAKTVVEDIIGLGGRALAVQADVSRPADVVRLFDEAAGLGQVTAVINNAAITGNLIGPLVGVPAESVQRVVDVNVSGMIYMCQEAVRRLSTDNGGSGGSIVNISSTATKAGSPGTWVHYAATKGAVDVLTVGLAAEVAKQGIRVNAVAPGSTNTGLHAAAGMPDRVERLNPTIPMGRGAEPEEVAAAVLWLMSAEAGYITGAVLPVSGGR, translated from the coding sequence ATGGCTGGGGATACGATCCTGGAGAACGGAACGGCTATTGTCACGGGGGCCAGCCGCGGCATCGGTGCTGCCGTGGCCCACGCCGCGGCCCGCGCCGGACATGCAGTGGTGGTCAACTACTCCGAGGACAGCACGGGCGCTAAGACCGTGGTGGAGGACATCATCGGACTGGGCGGCAGGGCACTGGCTGTCCAGGCCGACGTCAGCCGCCCTGCCGACGTCGTGCGTTTGTTCGACGAAGCCGCGGGCTTGGGTCAGGTGACCGCCGTTATCAACAACGCGGCCATCACCGGCAACCTGATCGGCCCCCTGGTGGGCGTACCGGCCGAGAGCGTTCAACGGGTTGTAGACGTCAACGTGTCCGGAATGATCTACATGTGCCAGGAAGCCGTACGACGACTCTCCACAGACAACGGCGGCAGCGGCGGCTCAATCGTCAACATCTCTTCAACGGCCACCAAAGCGGGCTCTCCCGGAACCTGGGTCCACTACGCTGCCACGAAGGGCGCTGTGGATGTCCTCACGGTTGGTTTGGCGGCCGAGGTGGCCAAGCAGGGCATCCGGGTCAATGCGGTGGCCCCCGGCAGCACCAACACCGGATTGCATGCCGCCGCCGGGATGCCGGACCGGGTGGAAAGGTTGAACCCCACCATTCCCATGGGGCGTGGGGCCGAACCCGAAGAAGTGGCGGCGGCCGTACTGTGGCTGATGTCCGCCGAGGCCGGGTACATCACCGGCGCTGTGCTTCCTGTCTCCGGCGGCCGCTGA
- the ppgK gene encoding polyphosphate--glucose phosphotransferase: MSKKDEKTHKNAPLIGIDIGGTGIKGGIVDLKKGKLIGDRFRVPTPQPATPEAVAEVVAQIVEELTSRPDAPAADSPVGVTFPGIIQHGVVKSAANVDKTWLSTDIDATFTKRLGRPVEVINDADAAGLAEARYGAGEGVDGTVLVITLGTGIGSAFIFNGQLVPNAELGHLEVDGHDAETKASAVARERDGLRWDEYGVLLNRYLQHVEFLFSPELFIVGGGISKRSDEYFPHLELRTKIVTAKLKNDAGIVGAALEVALHHKLTK; encoded by the coding sequence TTGTCCAAGAAGGATGAGAAGACCCACAAGAACGCACCACTGATCGGTATCGACATCGGTGGCACAGGCATCAAGGGCGGCATTGTCGACTTGAAAAAGGGCAAGCTGATTGGTGATCGCTTCCGTGTTCCCACTCCCCAGCCCGCAACTCCTGAGGCAGTGGCCGAGGTTGTAGCCCAGATAGTCGAAGAACTCACCAGTCGCCCGGACGCCCCGGCTGCAGACTCGCCGGTGGGTGTGACCTTCCCCGGTATCATCCAGCACGGCGTGGTCAAGTCAGCAGCCAACGTGGACAAGACCTGGCTCAGCACTGACATCGACGCAACGTTCACCAAGCGTCTTGGCCGTCCCGTGGAAGTCATCAACGACGCCGACGCAGCCGGACTGGCGGAAGCCCGCTACGGAGCCGGCGAAGGCGTGGACGGAACGGTTCTGGTCATCACGCTGGGAACCGGCATCGGTTCTGCTTTCATCTTTAACGGCCAGTTGGTCCCCAACGCCGAGCTGGGCCACCTTGAGGTGGATGGGCACGACGCGGAGACCAAGGCCTCAGCTGTAGCCCGTGAACGCGATGGCCTGCGCTGGGACGAGTACGGCGTCCTGCTCAACCGCTACCTCCAGCACGTAGAGTTCCTGTTCTCCCCCGAACTTTTCATTGTGGGCGGCGGCATCTCCAAGCGCTCCGACGAGTACTTCCCGCACTTGGAGCTGCGCACCAAGATCGTGACCGCAAAGTTGAAGAACGACGCCGGTATTGTCGGTGCTGCGCTTGAGGTGGCCCTGCACCACAAGCTCACGAAGTAG
- the map gene encoding type I methionyl aminopeptidase produces MPSLASTAPIGALTPGTISPERPVPASIPRPEYVGKKAPAKFTGSEVKSAETIEKIRIAGKIAAQAIVEVGKHLEPGVTTDYLDKIGHEFLLDHKAYPSTLGYRGFPKSLCSSLNEVICHGIPDSTVVQDGDILNIDITAFIGGVHGDTNYTFLVGDVDEESRLLVERTQESLNRAIKAVAPGREINVIGRAIQSYAKRFGYGVVRDFTGHGVGEAFHTGLIIPHYDAAPAYNTVIEAGMVFTIEPMLTLGTIEWEMWADDWTVVTKDHKRTAQFEHTLLVTETGAEILTLP; encoded by the coding sequence ATGCCTTCTCTTGCTTCGACTGCACCCATCGGCGCCCTCACCCCGGGAACCATCAGCCCCGAGCGGCCCGTCCCGGCCTCCATTCCGCGGCCCGAATACGTCGGCAAGAAGGCGCCGGCCAAGTTCACGGGTTCCGAGGTGAAGTCGGCGGAGACCATCGAGAAGATCCGCATCGCCGGCAAAATCGCTGCACAGGCAATCGTCGAGGTCGGCAAGCACCTGGAACCCGGCGTCACCACGGACTACCTGGATAAAATCGGCCACGAGTTCCTCCTGGACCACAAAGCGTATCCCTCCACGCTTGGCTACCGCGGCTTTCCCAAGTCGTTGTGTTCCTCGCTGAACGAAGTCATCTGCCACGGGATCCCCGATTCCACCGTGGTGCAGGACGGCGACATCCTGAACATCGACATCACAGCCTTCATCGGCGGAGTCCATGGGGATACCAACTACACTTTCCTGGTTGGCGACGTGGATGAGGAATCCCGTCTGCTGGTTGAGCGTACGCAGGAGTCGCTCAACCGGGCCATCAAGGCCGTGGCCCCGGGCCGCGAGATCAACGTAATCGGCCGTGCCATCCAGTCCTACGCCAAACGCTTCGGCTACGGCGTGGTGCGGGACTTCACAGGCCACGGCGTGGGTGAGGCCTTCCACACGGGCCTCATCATTCCGCATTACGACGCAGCCCCGGCGTACAACACTGTGATCGAGGCAGGCATGGTCTTCACCATTGAACCCATGCTGACCCTCGGCACCATCGAATGGGAGATGTGGGCCGACGACTGGACAGTCGTCACCAAGGACCACAAGCGCACTGCCCAGTTCGAACACACCCTGCTGGTCACTGAGACCGGCGCGGAAATCCTTACCCTTCCCTAA
- a CDS encoding SPOR domain-containing protein codes for MTEYWYNVKTHEIEEDAMSDWTQLIGPYKTREEAEHALEKVKARNDAWDAQDDD; via the coding sequence GTGACGGAGTACTGGTACAACGTCAAGACGCACGAGATCGAAGAGGACGCCATGTCCGATTGGACCCAGCTGATTGGCCCTTACAAAACCAGGGAAGAAGCCGAGCACGCCTTGGAAAAGGTTAAAGCCCGAAACGATGCCTGGGACGCCCAGGACGACGACTAG
- the glnA gene encoding type I glutamate--ammonia ligase, whose product MDRQQEFVLRTIEERDVRFVRLWFTDVVGSLKSVALAPAEVEGAFEEGLGFDGSAIEGLARVFESDMLAQPDPSTFQILPWRGETEQTSRMFCDVLTPDGEPSAADPRNVLKRTLAKAADMGFTCYTHPEIEFYLLKSKDLGPDGSPVPVDEGGYFDHVPGGVAQDFRRTAVTMLESVGISVEFSHHEGGPGQNEIDLRYADALQTADNIMTFRTVIKEVALQQGTYATFMPKPFTDHPGSGMHTHFSLFEGDTNAFFEAGAEFQLSKTARQFIAGILKHAPEFTAVTNQFVNSYKRLWGGGEAPSYLSWGHNNRSALVRVPLYKPGKGQSARIEYRGIDSATNPYLAYAVLLGAGLKGIEEGYELPAAAEDDVWSLTTAERRAMGHAPLPASLHDAIRAMEESELVAEILGEQVFEHFLRNKRAEWQDYRLQVTPYELQRNLGIL is encoded by the coding sequence ATGGACCGCCAGCAAGAGTTCGTTCTGCGGACGATCGAAGAGCGTGACGTGCGCTTCGTACGCTTGTGGTTCACCGACGTCGTGGGTTCCCTGAAATCGGTGGCGCTTGCGCCTGCCGAGGTTGAAGGAGCTTTTGAAGAGGGCCTTGGCTTTGACGGTTCAGCGATCGAGGGCCTCGCCCGCGTCTTTGAGTCCGACATGCTTGCCCAGCCGGATCCGTCGACCTTCCAGATCCTGCCGTGGCGCGGTGAGACGGAGCAGACATCGCGCATGTTCTGCGACGTCCTGACCCCTGACGGCGAACCCTCCGCAGCTGACCCCCGCAACGTCCTCAAACGGACCCTGGCCAAGGCTGCGGACATGGGGTTCACCTGCTACACCCACCCGGAGATCGAGTTCTACCTGCTCAAGTCCAAGGACCTCGGCCCCGATGGCTCGCCGGTTCCCGTAGATGAGGGGGGCTACTTCGACCACGTTCCGGGCGGCGTTGCCCAGGACTTCCGCCGTACGGCTGTCACCATGCTCGAATCCGTCGGTATCTCCGTGGAGTTCAGCCACCATGAAGGCGGCCCGGGCCAGAACGAGATCGACCTCCGTTACGCGGATGCCCTCCAGACCGCTGACAACATCATGACCTTCCGTACGGTCATCAAGGAGGTCGCGCTGCAGCAGGGGACTTACGCCACCTTCATGCCCAAGCCATTCACCGACCACCCCGGCTCCGGCATGCACACCCACTTCTCCCTGTTCGAGGGCGATACCAACGCGTTCTTTGAAGCCGGAGCTGAGTTCCAGCTGTCCAAGACGGCACGCCAGTTCATCGCGGGAATCCTGAAGCATGCTCCCGAATTCACGGCAGTCACCAACCAGTTCGTGAACTCCTACAAGCGGCTCTGGGGCGGCGGCGAGGCGCCCAGCTACCTGAGCTGGGGACACAACAACCGTTCTGCGCTTGTCCGCGTTCCGCTGTACAAGCCCGGCAAGGGCCAGTCGGCGCGCATCGAGTACCGCGGGATCGACTCCGCCACCAACCCGTACCTGGCCTACGCTGTCCTGCTGGGCGCCGGCTTGAAGGGCATCGAGGAAGGCTACGAACTTCCCGCTGCAGCCGAAGACGACGTCTGGTCGTTGACCACCGCTGAGCGCAGGGCCATGGGGCATGCGCCGTTGCCCGCCAGCCTCCACGACGCCATCCGCGCCATGGAGGAATCGGAACTTGTAGCCGAGATCCTGGGCGAGCAGGTCTTCGAGCACTTCCTGCGCAACAAGCGCGCGGAGTGGCAGGATTACCGCCTCCAGGTCACGCCGTACGAGTTGCAGCGCAACCTCGGCATTCTGTAG
- a CDS encoding bifunctional [glutamine synthetase] adenylyltransferase/[glutamine synthetase]-adenylyl-L-tyrosine phosphorylase: MSLARRLISAGFSDLEKAERFLAAPELEGIDQEALFAGLSMSASPDTALQSLVRLLEKNPGLKKLAAAEQDTSEPMYRLLGASEALGEFLMRRPEHLDVFDVRVSPEPLQAASEELRAMLLRSVKAEPGAQRPVAGMTGMPAYAALRSAYRRGLTELAIKDLCAASPQDFMPAVGAELADLAGAAIEAALAVSRAEAAAQYAASEIADVGLAVIGMGKCGARELNYISDVDVIYVIEAGELEDARASTIGTALASGISRAISSSAPEPGLWEVDANLRPEGKSGPLVRTLPSHLSYYARWAESWEFQALLKARTIAGDRELGQRYEKAVEPLVWASAGREGFVESVQAMRRRVTDYIPAAEEQRQIKLGRGGLRDVEFTVQLLQLVHGKSDESLRCRDTTSAIAALSAGGYIGRTDAAAFDNAYRYLRLLEHRIQLFQLRRTHLMPVAEDAQRFLAKAVLGPFSLERPHPDQLMATWQKTKKAVRELHERIFYRPLLNTAAKLSTEDAKLSPEAAQGRLAALGYSDPQGAMRHIEALTAGVSRRAALQRQLLPILLGWLAEGVDPDAGLLAFRRVSEALGTTHWYLGLLRDSQAAAERLCQVLANSRLISDLLEVSPESVAWLGSDKELVPISFEAQWQEIRSKLSRHPDPESAMRLIRLIRRREILRTAIADSSGLLDQDAVGLALAETDRAAVLGALHVAESVIAGDGPLKTDVLVVAMGRQGGREIGYGSDADVIYVHRARPGFSDAEAQEQATAIVAKVSSFLTQPLKPAIMAERVLMVDADLRPEGKNGAMVRSLESYAEYYRRWSLIWEAQALLRARPMAGSDELAADFVRLIDPIRYPRELAEQDVREVRRIKARVESERLPRGADPARHVKLGRGGLSDVEWLVQLIQLQHAGKHSELQTSSTLEALAAAEKLDFIGPDDAALLRDAWRFASRIRSANVIVTGRASDLLPSSRKDLEAAARWCGYAPGNAGQFEEDYLRLSRRARGVFEKVFYGN; the protein is encoded by the coding sequence ATGAGCCTTGCACGTCGGCTCATTTCAGCCGGTTTCAGCGATCTCGAGAAGGCAGAACGTTTCCTTGCTGCCCCTGAACTTGAGGGCATTGACCAGGAAGCACTCTTTGCCGGGCTCTCCATGTCGGCGAGCCCGGACACGGCCCTGCAATCGTTGGTCCGGCTCCTGGAGAAGAATCCGGGACTGAAGAAGCTGGCTGCGGCGGAGCAGGACACCAGCGAGCCCATGTACCGTCTGTTGGGCGCTTCCGAGGCGCTGGGGGAGTTCCTCATGCGCCGGCCGGAACACCTGGATGTCTTCGATGTCCGCGTCAGCCCGGAGCCCCTCCAGGCCGCCAGCGAAGAACTCCGGGCCATGCTGCTCCGTTCCGTGAAAGCCGAGCCCGGGGCCCAGCGTCCTGTGGCCGGAATGACCGGGATGCCGGCGTACGCGGCCCTTCGGAGCGCCTATCGACGCGGGCTGACAGAGCTGGCCATCAAGGATCTTTGTGCGGCATCGCCCCAGGACTTCATGCCGGCTGTCGGCGCCGAGCTGGCCGACCTCGCCGGTGCCGCCATAGAGGCTGCCCTCGCCGTGTCCCGGGCCGAGGCGGCGGCACAGTACGCTGCCTCGGAGATCGCCGACGTCGGGCTTGCCGTCATCGGCATGGGGAAGTGCGGCGCCCGTGAACTGAACTACATCTCCGACGTCGATGTCATTTACGTCATTGAGGCGGGGGAGTTGGAGGACGCTCGGGCGTCCACCATCGGTACTGCCCTGGCGTCCGGGATTTCCCGTGCGATTTCCTCGTCGGCGCCGGAGCCCGGGCTGTGGGAAGTCGATGCCAACCTCCGTCCCGAGGGAAAATCGGGACCGTTGGTCCGAACCTTGCCGTCCCATCTCAGCTACTACGCACGCTGGGCAGAAAGCTGGGAGTTCCAAGCGCTCCTGAAGGCCCGCACCATTGCCGGCGACCGGGAACTGGGCCAGCGCTACGAGAAGGCTGTGGAACCGCTGGTGTGGGCCTCCGCGGGCCGCGAGGGGTTCGTCGAATCTGTGCAGGCGATGCGCCGCCGGGTCACCGATTACATTCCCGCGGCAGAGGAACAGCGCCAGATTAAACTGGGGCGCGGCGGCCTTCGCGATGTCGAGTTCACCGTCCAACTGCTGCAACTGGTCCATGGAAAATCCGACGAATCCCTGCGATGCAGGGACACCACGTCAGCCATCGCCGCACTGTCTGCCGGGGGTTACATCGGCCGAACGGATGCAGCCGCTTTCGACAACGCCTACCGGTACCTGCGTTTGCTGGAGCACCGGATCCAGCTTTTCCAGCTGCGGCGAACCCATCTCATGCCTGTGGCCGAGGACGCCCAGCGGTTCCTTGCCAAGGCCGTTCTGGGGCCGTTTTCACTGGAGCGGCCCCATCCGGACCAGCTGATGGCGACGTGGCAGAAGACCAAGAAAGCCGTGCGGGAGCTGCATGAGCGCATCTTCTACCGTCCCTTGCTCAATACTGCGGCCAAGCTGAGCACCGAGGATGCCAAGCTCAGCCCCGAGGCAGCCCAAGGCCGGCTTGCTGCCCTGGGCTACTCGGATCCGCAGGGAGCAATGCGGCACATTGAAGCACTGACGGCCGGAGTCAGCCGGCGCGCGGCGCTGCAGCGGCAACTTCTCCCCATTTTGCTGGGCTGGCTCGCTGAAGGCGTGGACCCCGACGCCGGTCTGCTCGCCTTCCGCAGGGTCAGCGAGGCCCTGGGAACCACGCATTGGTATTTGGGTCTGTTGAGGGATTCGCAGGCGGCTGCGGAACGCTTGTGCCAGGTGCTGGCCAACTCCCGGTTGATTTCGGATCTGTTGGAAGTTTCCCCGGAATCCGTGGCCTGGCTGGGCAGCGACAAGGAGCTGGTGCCCATCAGTTTCGAAGCACAGTGGCAGGAGATCCGGTCCAAGCTTTCCCGCCACCCCGATCCCGAAAGTGCCATGAGGCTCATTCGCTTGATCCGGCGCCGTGAGATCCTGCGGACAGCGATCGCCGACAGCTCCGGTTTGCTGGACCAGGACGCGGTTGGCCTTGCCTTGGCCGAAACCGACCGGGCCGCTGTCCTGGGGGCGCTTCATGTAGCCGAATCCGTCATTGCCGGCGATGGTCCGTTGAAAACCGATGTCCTGGTGGTTGCCATGGGACGGCAGGGTGGACGGGAGATTGGTTACGGCTCGGACGCAGACGTCATCTACGTGCATCGTGCCCGGCCCGGGTTCTCTGACGCAGAGGCCCAGGAGCAGGCGACGGCGATCGTCGCCAAAGTCTCCAGTTTTCTCACCCAGCCGCTCAAGCCGGCCATCATGGCTGAACGGGTTCTCATGGTGGACGCGGACCTGCGGCCCGAAGGCAAGAACGGCGCGATGGTCCGGTCGCTGGAGTCATATGCGGAGTACTACCGCCGGTGGTCGCTGATCTGGGAGGCCCAGGCGCTGCTGCGGGCGCGCCCCATGGCCGGTTCCGATGAGTTGGCCGCCGATTTCGTCCGGCTTATTGATCCGATCCGCTATCCACGTGAGTTGGCGGAGCAGGATGTGCGGGAAGTCCGTCGAATCAAAGCGCGCGTGGAGTCTGAACGTTTGCCGCGAGGTGCCGATCCTGCCCGTCACGTCAAGCTTGGCCGCGGCGGGCTGAGCGACGTCGAATGGCTGGTGCAGTTGATCCAGCTGCAGCACGCAGGCAAGCATTCGGAGCTGCAGACCAGCTCGACGCTTGAGGCCCTCGCCGCAGCGGAGAAGCTGGACTTCATTGGCCCCGACGACGCTGCGCTCCTACGGGATGCGTGGCGGTTTGCCAGCCGGATCCGCTCAGCGAATGTGATCGTCACGGGACGGGCTTCGGACCTTCTGCCGTCTTCGCGCAAGGACCTTGAGGCCGCGGCGCGGTGGTGTGGCTATGCGCCAGGGAATGCCGGCCAGTTCGAAGAGGACTACCTGCGGCTCAGCCGGAGGGCCAGGGGAGTGTTCGAGAAGGTCTTCTACGGCAATTAG
- a CDS encoding sulfatase-like hydrolase/transferase: MRFSKGYSATPSCVPARAVLFTGQSQERYGRVGTPTAYALG, encoded by the coding sequence GTGCGGTTTTCCAAAGGCTATTCTGCTACGCCATCTTGTGTCCCTGCCCGCGCGGTCCTGTTTACAGGCCAGTCGCAGGAACGGTACGGCCGAGTGGGTACACCTACGGCGTACGCCCTTGGCTAA